A genomic region of Miscanthus floridulus cultivar M001 chromosome 3, ASM1932011v1, whole genome shotgun sequence contains the following coding sequences:
- the LOC136543001 gene encoding uncharacterized protein, which translates to MRWHEEGRIDDGKLRHPADSRAWKHADNMFPRFKEARNVRLGLASDGFNPFGMQNVTYSCWPVILIPYNLPPWLYEKQSYWIMSMLIPGKKTPGMNIDVYLRPLIDELKALWNTGVNCRDVKAKENFTLRAMLLWTINDFPAYAMLSGWSTKGKFACPYCHKDTDYLWLKHGKKFCYMGHRRFLPLDHPWRMNKMSFNNEEETREAPVPLSGQDVLDQYATFHPTGFGKDISKKRKRDEDARWHNWRKKSIFFELPYWSSLIIRHNLDVMHIEKNICESILGTLLEIEGKCKDSENARLDMEHLGIRQDQHPVIDDDTYTLPAALYSLDKDDKRILCQFLQGVKMPDGFCSNLKRCVDDKTCKVSGLKTHDYHIILQKLLPLVIRRILPEDVARPLIELSRFFSALCSNELVPADLDKLDSSIKETLCQLEMVFPPAFFDIMIHLPVHLVEEAKLGGPVCYRWMYPVERYLRTAKGYVRNKAQPEGSIAEAYIAEECLTFCSRFFDVDTKLSRADRHENTVVNEPPSGLSIFSEIDYKRRGNKLKNLEKVELQKMRHYIITNCDEARKWVEEHKTQLTRDSSINIKKRHKEHFVRWFEIEIAKLYEKGEASKLMHALSQGPDPRARVLNRVHINNWLFRTAAIEKSLVTQNSGVLVKGDDSIGNMTWYGVIRNIISLEFPQEKEVILFQCDWYDVPATSTSRSRGYTRDKFGIIDIATSMFRYSDEPYILASNAEPVFYVPIVNKPRWSTVVLVRPRNLFSMPDTGNDADALDVGIQEMNESGQGQEFLNWSRQDRAGTTGSAAIINQVRSEAIPEPVDDYIGDDDSDDDDTYIDDGVIAPVMEENIEDDFFA; encoded by the exons ATGCGTTGGCATGAGGAAGGAAGAATAGATGATGGCAAACTACGTCATCCTGCTGACTCCAGGGCATGGAAGCACGCGGACAATATGTTTCCACGATTTAAAGAAGCTCGTAACGTTCGACTGGGTCTTGCTTCTGATGGCTTCAACCCATTTGGTATGCAAAATGTTACTTACAGTTGTTGGCCTGTTATCCTAATACCTTACAATTTGCCTCCTTGGTTGTATGAGAAACAATCTTATTGGATCATGTCGATGTTGATACCTGGCAAGAAAACTCCTGGAATGAATATTGATGTTTACTTGAGGCCCCTCATTGATGAGTTGAAGGCGCTGTGGAATACTGGTGTTAATTGTAGGGATGTAAAGGCAAAGGAAAACTTTACACTCCGTGCTATGCTACTTTGGACAATCAATGACTtccctgcatatgcgatgctttctgGTTGGAGCACAAAAGGAAAATTTGCATGTCCTTACTGTCACAAGGATACAGATTATTTGTGGTTGAAACATGGGAAGAAGTTCTGCTACATGGGACATCGTCGGTTTTTGCCCTTAGACCATCCATGGCGCATGAACAAGATGAGCTTCAACAATGAAGAGGAAACCAGAGAGGCTCCAGTTCCACTGTCTGGTCAAGATGTATTAGACCAATATGCAACTTTTCATCCAACGGGATTTGGAAAGGACATATCAAAAAAGAGGAAGCGTGATGAAGACGCAAGATGGCacaattggaggaagaagagtattTTTTTTGAGCTCCCCTACTGGTCTTCTTTGATCATAAGGCATAATTTGGACGTGATGCATATTGAGAAAAACATATGCGAGAGCATATTAGGGACTTTGCTTGAAATTGAAGGGAAATGTAAGGACAGCGAGAATGCCCGCCTTGACATGGAACATCTTGGGATCAGGCAAGATCAGCATCCTGTGATTGATGATGACACGTACACCTTGCCAGCAGCGTTGTACTCTctagacaaggatgacaagaggaTTTTATGCCAATTtcttcaaggagtgaagatgcctGATGGGTTCTGCTCCAATTTAAAGAGATGTGTTGACGATAAAACATGTAAGGTGTCTGGACTCAAAACTCATGACTACCATATTATTCTACAAAAACTATTGCCCTTAGTCATTAGAAGGATTTTGCCAGAAGATGTTGCCAGGCCATTGATTGAGCTCAGTAGGTTCTTCAGTGCACTTTGTTCAAATGAGTTGGTGCCAGCAGATCTTGACAAACTAGACAGTTCAATTAAAGAGACTCTTTGTCAGCTTGAGATGGTTTTCCCGCCTGCATTTTTTGACATAATGATTCATTTACCGGTCCATCTAGTTGAAGAGGCTAAACTAGGAGGGCCCGTGTGTTACAGATGGATGTATCCAGTAGAGAGGTATCTACGTACTGCTAAAGGATATGTCAGGAACAAGGCACAACCAGAAGGATCAATAGCCGAGGCATACATAGCTGAGGAGTGTCTTACATTTTGCTCTCGATTCTTCGACGTCGACACCAAGCTGAGTCGAGCTGATCGTCATGAAAATACAGTTGTGAATGAGCCTCCAAGTGGTCTAAGCATATTTAGTGAAATTGATTACAAGAGGAGAGGAAATAAGCTTAagaatttggagaaagttgaactTCAAAAGATGAGGCACTACATAATTACTAATTGTGATGAAGCCAGGAAATGGGTAGA GGAGCATAAGACACAACTAACAAGGGATAGTTCAATTAACATTAAAAAACGACACAAGGAGCATTTTGTAAGATGGTTTGAAATCGAG ATAGCAAAACTATATGagaaaggggaagcaagtaaaCTGATGCATGCCCTTTCTCAAGGACCTGACCCTCGAGCTCGTGTGTTGAATAGAGTGCACATCAATAATTGGCTATTTCGGACAGCTGCCATAGAGAAAAGTCTCGTGACACAAAATTCTGGTGTCCTTGTGAAGGGTGACGATAGTATAGGCAACATGACCTGGTATGGAGTCATTAGAAATATAATCTCACTGGAATTcccacaagaaaaagaagttatATTATTTCAGTGTGATTGGTATGATGTGCCGGCTACCAGTACCAGCAGAAGCAGAGGGTACACTAGGGACAAATTTGGTATTATCGACATTGCTACTTCCATGTTTAGATATTCAGATGAACCTTACATTCTTGCTTCAAACGCTGAACCGGTGTTTTATGTCCCTATCGTGAACAAGCCGAGATGGTCTACTGTTGTTTTGGTGAGACCAAGAAATTTGTTTTCCATGCCAGACACAGGAAATGACGCCGATGCACTTGATGTGGGAATCCAAGAAATGAATGAATCAGGCCAAGGTCAGGAATTCTTAAACTGGTCAAGACAAGATAGGGCAGGCACAACTGGTTCTGCCGCCATTATTAATCAAGTGCGTAGCGAAGCAATTCCCGAACCTGTTGATGACTATATTGGTGATGATGATTCTGACGACGATGACACCTACATTGATGATGGGGTCATTGCACCAGTCATGGAAGAAAATATAGAAGATGATTTCTTTGCTTGA
- the LOC136544821 gene encoding uncharacterized protein, which produces MTEMVSSVVIQETVGQILSGLVHRYEGKEHSNPNDNLERLEMAHIKLEAALETSGKWQITDSSLLRWRKKLKRAAQECDDTLYGYKKIILEEEQMKQEVRNSSFPRRIAHATKSFIFSAFGRNNYESSRSVVRRFEWFANSASEFLRFIELGGTPSRQMSFNSFVKHLFAGRELQHKIVRGNEYPLFLLWLVPFATKEHGIEVCLVFIKKDRNTLGDNFFLGAMLQISESTDIVGTVVNCLQLFPPCFQPTVETIKKELTQLPTQDFSWVPYVDLWHRKHWDNLHSFSTQWFRPDPLCCKQHDQHKVGHISNLGTVDASLDSIIVVNLQCQISLSEHNKQRTSLSEYKYSLHDYQKLKAGLLFTPHGSSENKLPADRSSTVAPIFRRGHHCEHTDITLEQLKEIMLPKAIDYFQQNTEATVYQILWKAIHGTAYVHLGKPSMEAPGARRTFKGARKRKLVQQKDQELQRPTHMISHLIDLWGAHAPVRLQGLILDWIQKEKESQLAAPVTYLKF; this is translated from the coding sequence ATGACCGAGATGGTCAGTTCTGTGGTTATCCAGGAGACAGTTGGCCAAATTCTATCCGGTCTGGTTCACAGGTATGAGGGCAAAGAACACTCAAATCCAAATGATAACTTGGAGAGGCTGGAGATGGCGCATATCAAGCTGGAGGCAGCTCTTGAGACATCCGGTAAGTGGCAGATCACTGATTCGTCGTTGTTGCGTTGGCGCAAGAAGCTGAAGCGGGCTGCTCAAGAGTGCGATGACACACTGTACGGATACAAGAAGATAATCCTTGAAGAAGAACAGATGAAACAGGAGGTGAGGAATTCTTCCTTTCCTAGACGAATAGCACATGCTACCAAATCTTTTATTTTCTCTGCCTTTGGCCGCAACAACTATGAGTCCAGCAGATCTGTTGTTAGAAGATTCGAGTGGTTTGCAAATAGTGCTAGTGAGTTTCTGAGATTCATAGAGCTTGGTGGCACACCATCCCGTCAGATGTCATTCAACTCTTTTGTCAAGCACCTTTTTGCAGGCAGGGAACTACAACACAAAATTGTCCGTGGAAATGAGTACCCTTTGTTTCTATTATGGTTGGTGCCCTTTGCTACGAAAGAACATGGAATAGAAGTTTGCCTGGTATTTATCAAGAAAGACAGAAATACACTTGGAGATAACTTCTTTCTTGGTGCAATGCTGCAGATATCAGAAAGCACAGACATTGTTGGGACCGTAGTGAACTGCCTGCAGCTCTTCCCTCCTTGTTTCCAGCCTACAGTTGAAACCATCAAGAAAGAGCTCACTCAGCTACCTACACAGGACTTCTCATGGGTGCCATATGTTGATCTATGGCACAGAAAACACTGGGACAATCTTCATAGTTTTAGCACTCAATGGTTTCGTCCAGACCCATTATGTTGCAAGCAGCATGATCAGCATAAGGTTGGCCATATTAGTAACCTAGGCACTGTAGATGCTTCTCTGGATTCAATTATTGTAGTAAATTTGCAGTGTCAGATCTCACTATCCGAGCACAATAAACAACGGACCTCACTGTCTGAATACAAATATTCTCTGCACGATTATCAAAAGCTGAAAGCTGGACTCCTCTTTACTCCCCATGGTTCTTCAGAAAACAAGCTACCTGCGGATAGAAGTTCTACAGTGGCGCCGATCTTCAGGAGGGGACACCATTGCGAGCATACTGACATTACCTTGGAACAACTGAAAGAGATCATGCTGCCAAAGGCGATAGATTACTTCCAACAAAACACTGAAGCGACAGTCTACCAAATACTTTGGAAGGCTATACATGGCACTGCATACGTTCATTTAGGAAAGCCAAGCATGGAGGCTCCAGGTGCACGGAGAACTTTTAAGGGAGCTAGGAAAAGAAAACTGGTGCAACAAAAGGATCAGGAGCTTCAGCGTCCGACACATATGATCTCTCACTTGATCGACTTATGGGGTGCACATGCGCCTGTTCGGCTACAAGGCTTGATCTTGGACTGGATTCAGAAAGAAAAGGAAAGTCAGTTAGCAGCACCAGTAACATACCTGAAATTCTAA
- the LOC136544820 gene encoding uncharacterized protein isoform X1, with translation MTTTPTSGTPPSSTSMRTPAGAGMPTTPAAAAAAATPTSSSRPNATMSLFGATRSSGMPTTPAAAPASSYRPNATMSLFGATRSSRSTAALGDQQESSLPINETNDSSDQTWTLYFTCEGLPGGQESSTIRITRADLTLSNLLAMKLQLGYRVRDYLYYKRRCGNAATLHEIEEEVNADAMIACNEEERQVRLLLSKEQKIDQNVNITPLKVLGRRPIREENIDEDEESIDAYKEWLHVMHKENRFMDLKDIDRDDTTKTYKEWLRVQGQLNDIMAYVDSNHHTDVVLSSEDSNPTPPVNRPSHARRFNPQGEGTNSKKRKPRGNLKGWTATNKRTREASQKLSIQFSRLGGPVGSNKRIFVDEITLFTRKRAPLIGVRTWRDIHVDVKIAIANDVLAKWDLEDNEANRIKIWTVANDRYKGWRSTFSATYKAYTTYEERMRHRPEELDIVEWHYLVSYFGTEEFQRISNKNSQNRHNRQIHHVTGSKGFSQLSYEKRDQLTGEEPNDMELFMMTHQQNGQWTSEESREVYDNATRKIMELESRPDANVVSDLEQNQIFQSTYKETRKIKSNKMHANGYLARYPTRKELLSEDYQRKLQQEEALIESFGRLQDRLEAQEVEREAERQEHRRQLEQMNKEREADREALRQAMLMLQAAQQQASVQKASTIVEPTENVAAAATIEGTQNVTTTMGEHMMHSQQVTQETSQPEQQPPSSAAEERLTRGRMTRSNLAANSGAVYTTAKQLKETAARKRSALSKKNTQVLCETFYLSLH, from the exons ATGACGACAACTCCAACGAGTGGAACACCTCCGTCCTCGACGTCGATGCGCACACCTGCAGGAGCGGGGATGCCAACAactccagcggcggcggcggcggcggcgacgccgaCAAGTTCATCCAGACCCAACGCCACCATGTCCCTTTTTGGGGCAACACGTTCGTCCGGGATGCCAACAACTCCGGCAGCGGCGCCGGCAAGTTCATACAGACCCAACGCCACCATGTCCCTTTTTGGGGCAACACGTTCATCCAGGTCGACAGCAGCACTTGGTGATCAACAAGAGAGCTCCCTGCCAATCAATGAGACCAATGATAG CTCGGATCAAACATGGACTCTCTATTTCACTTGCGAGGGATTGCCGGGGGGGCAAGAGTCTTCTACTATTAGAATCACTAGGGCTGATCTCACCCTGAGTAACTTGCTTGCAATGAAATTACAATTGGGGTATAGGGTAAGGGACTATTTGTACTACAAGAGGAGATGTGGTAATGCAGCAACATTACACGAAATCGAAGAAGAAGTCAATGCAGATGCTATGATAGCATGTAATGAGGAGGAAAGACAGGTCAGACTATTGCTGTCCAAGGAACAAAAAATAGACCAGAATGTGAacataacacccttgaaagtactTGGAAGGAGACCCATTAGGGAAGAGAatatagatgaagatgaggagtCAATTGATGCTTACAAGGAATGGTTGCACGTCATGCATAAGGAAAACCGATTCATGG ATTTGAAAGATATCGACAGGGATGACACCACCAAAACTTACAAAGAATGGTTAAGGGTGCAAGGACAACTGAATGATATTA TGGCATATGTGGACAGTAATCATCATACAGATGTAGTACTTTCAAGTGAAGATAGCAACCCCACACCGCCAGTAAATAGACCATCTCATGCTCGGCGTTTCAATCCACAGGGAGAGGGAACTA ACTCCAAAAAGAGGAAGCCAAGAGGTAACTTGAAAGGATGGACAGCAACAAACAAGAGAACTAGGGAGGCGTCTCAGAAGCTTAGCATCCAGTTCTCTAGGCTTGGAGGACCTGTAGGTTCAAACAAACGAATATTTGTTGATGAAATAACACTGTTCACGAGGAAAAGAGCACCTCTCATCGGAGTAAGAACATGGAGAGATATCCATGTGGATGTCAAAATTGCAATAGCAAACGATGTGCTG GCTAAGTGGGACCTTGAGGATAACGAGGCGAACAGAATCAAGATATGGACGGTGGCTAATGACCGTTACAAAGGATGGCGATCTACATTTAGTGCTACCTACAAGGCGTACACCACCTATGAAGAGAGAATGAGACATAGGCCAGAAGAATTAGACATTGTTGAGTGGCACTATCTGGTGTCGTATTTTGGCACCGAAGAATTCCAG AGGATTAGCAATAAGAATTCTCAGAATCGGCACAATCGACAGATACACCATGTTACAGGATCAAAGGGTTTTTCTCAATTGAGCTATGAGAAG AGGGACCAACTAACTGGTGAAGAGCCAAATGATATGGAGCTTTTTATGATGACCCACCAACAAAATGGACAATGGACAAGCGAGGAATCTAGGGAAGTCTAT GACAATGCAACCAGGAAGATTATGGAGCTGGAGTCAAGGCCTGACGCAAATGTCGTCTCAGACTTGGAGCAGAACCAGATTTTCCAATCAACCTACAAGGAAACGAGAAAAATCAAATCAAACAAGATGCATGCTAATGGTTACCTTGCAAGGTACCCAACTAGAAAGGAGCTACTATCGGAGGACTACCAGCGCAAACTGCAACAGGAGGAAGCCCTCATTGAATCGTTTGGACGGCTGCAAGATAGACTAGAAGCTCAAGAAGTTGAAAGGGAAGCCGAGAGGCAAGAACATAGGCGTCAGCTTGAACAGATGAACAAGGAAAGGGAGGCTGATAGAGAAGCACTTAGGCAAGCTATGTTAATGTTGCAAGCAGCCCAACAGCAAGCTTCAGTACAAAAG GCTAGCACAATTGTGGAGCCAACTGaaaatgttgctgctgctgcaacaaTTGAGGGGACACAAAATGTAACAACTACAATGGGAGAACACATGATGCATAGTCAGCAG GTTACCCAAGAAACCAGCCAGCCAGAACAACAACCCCCTTCTTCCGCAGCTGAAGAACGTCTCACTAGAGGGCGCATGACTAGAAGTAATTTGGCAGCGAATTCGGGTGCTGTTTATACTACAGCAAAGCAACTGAAGGAAACTGCGGCTAGGAAAAGATCTGCATTGTCCAAAAAGAATACACAGGTACTATGTGAAACCTTTTATCTCTCTTTGCATTAA
- the LOC136544820 gene encoding uncharacterized protein isoform X3 — protein sequence MTTTPTSGTPPSSTSMRTPAGAGMPTTPAAAAAAATPTSSSRPNATMSLFGATRSSGMPTTPAAAPASSYRPNATMSLFGATRSSRSTAALGDQQESSLPINETNDSSDQTWTLYFTCEGLPGGQESSTIRITRADLTLSNLLAMKLQLGYRVRDYLYYKRRCGNAATLHEIEEEVNADAMIACNEEERQVRLLLSKEQKIDQNVNITPLKVLGRRPIREENIDEDEESIDAYKEWLHVMHKENRFMDLKDIDRDDTTKTYKEWLRVQGQLNDIMAYVDSNHHTDVVLSSEDSNPTPPVNRPSHARRFNPQGEGTNSKKRKPRGNLKGWTATNKRTREASQKLSIQFSRLGGPVGSNKRIFVDEITLFTRKRAPLIGVRTWRDIHVDVKIAIANDVLAKWDLEDNEANRIKIWTVANDRYKGWRSTFSATYKAYTTYEERMRHRPEELDIVEWHYLVSYFGTEEFQRDQLTGEEPNDMELFMMTHQQNGQWTSEESREVYDNATRKIMELESRPDANVVSDLEQNQIFQSTYKETRKIKSNKMHANGYLARYPTRKELLSEDYQRKLQQEEALIESFGRLQDRLEAQEVEREAERQEHRRQLEQMNKEREADREALRQAMLMLQAAQQQASVQKASTIVEPTENVAAAATIEGTQNVTTTMGEHMMHSQQVTQETSQPEQQPPSSAAEERLTRGRMTRSNLAANSGAVYTTAKQLKETAARKRSALSKKNTQVLCETFYLSLH from the exons ATGACGACAACTCCAACGAGTGGAACACCTCCGTCCTCGACGTCGATGCGCACACCTGCAGGAGCGGGGATGCCAACAactccagcggcggcggcggcggcggcgacgccgaCAAGTTCATCCAGACCCAACGCCACCATGTCCCTTTTTGGGGCAACACGTTCGTCCGGGATGCCAACAACTCCGGCAGCGGCGCCGGCAAGTTCATACAGACCCAACGCCACCATGTCCCTTTTTGGGGCAACACGTTCATCCAGGTCGACAGCAGCACTTGGTGATCAACAAGAGAGCTCCCTGCCAATCAATGAGACCAATGATAG CTCGGATCAAACATGGACTCTCTATTTCACTTGCGAGGGATTGCCGGGGGGGCAAGAGTCTTCTACTATTAGAATCACTAGGGCTGATCTCACCCTGAGTAACTTGCTTGCAATGAAATTACAATTGGGGTATAGGGTAAGGGACTATTTGTACTACAAGAGGAGATGTGGTAATGCAGCAACATTACACGAAATCGAAGAAGAAGTCAATGCAGATGCTATGATAGCATGTAATGAGGAGGAAAGACAGGTCAGACTATTGCTGTCCAAGGAACAAAAAATAGACCAGAATGTGAacataacacccttgaaagtactTGGAAGGAGACCCATTAGGGAAGAGAatatagatgaagatgaggagtCAATTGATGCTTACAAGGAATGGTTGCACGTCATGCATAAGGAAAACCGATTCATGG ATTTGAAAGATATCGACAGGGATGACACCACCAAAACTTACAAAGAATGGTTAAGGGTGCAAGGACAACTGAATGATATTA TGGCATATGTGGACAGTAATCATCATACAGATGTAGTACTTTCAAGTGAAGATAGCAACCCCACACCGCCAGTAAATAGACCATCTCATGCTCGGCGTTTCAATCCACAGGGAGAGGGAACTA ACTCCAAAAAGAGGAAGCCAAGAGGTAACTTGAAAGGATGGACAGCAACAAACAAGAGAACTAGGGAGGCGTCTCAGAAGCTTAGCATCCAGTTCTCTAGGCTTGGAGGACCTGTAGGTTCAAACAAACGAATATTTGTTGATGAAATAACACTGTTCACGAGGAAAAGAGCACCTCTCATCGGAGTAAGAACATGGAGAGATATCCATGTGGATGTCAAAATTGCAATAGCAAACGATGTGCTG GCTAAGTGGGACCTTGAGGATAACGAGGCGAACAGAATCAAGATATGGACGGTGGCTAATGACCGTTACAAAGGATGGCGATCTACATTTAGTGCTACCTACAAGGCGTACACCACCTATGAAGAGAGAATGAGACATAGGCCAGAAGAATTAGACATTGTTGAGTGGCACTATCTGGTGTCGTATTTTGGCACCGAAGAATTCCAG AGGGACCAACTAACTGGTGAAGAGCCAAATGATATGGAGCTTTTTATGATGACCCACCAACAAAATGGACAATGGACAAGCGAGGAATCTAGGGAAGTCTAT GACAATGCAACCAGGAAGATTATGGAGCTGGAGTCAAGGCCTGACGCAAATGTCGTCTCAGACTTGGAGCAGAACCAGATTTTCCAATCAACCTACAAGGAAACGAGAAAAATCAAATCAAACAAGATGCATGCTAATGGTTACCTTGCAAGGTACCCAACTAGAAAGGAGCTACTATCGGAGGACTACCAGCGCAAACTGCAACAGGAGGAAGCCCTCATTGAATCGTTTGGACGGCTGCAAGATAGACTAGAAGCTCAAGAAGTTGAAAGGGAAGCCGAGAGGCAAGAACATAGGCGTCAGCTTGAACAGATGAACAAGGAAAGGGAGGCTGATAGAGAAGCACTTAGGCAAGCTATGTTAATGTTGCAAGCAGCCCAACAGCAAGCTTCAGTACAAAAG GCTAGCACAATTGTGGAGCCAACTGaaaatgttgctgctgctgcaacaaTTGAGGGGACACAAAATGTAACAACTACAATGGGAGAACACATGATGCATAGTCAGCAG GTTACCCAAGAAACCAGCCAGCCAGAACAACAACCCCCTTCTTCCGCAGCTGAAGAACGTCTCACTAGAGGGCGCATGACTAGAAGTAATTTGGCAGCGAATTCGGGTGCTGTTTATACTACAGCAAAGCAACTGAAGGAAACTGCGGCTAGGAAAAGATCTGCATTGTCCAAAAAGAATACACAGGTACTATGTGAAACCTTTTATCTCTCTTTGCATTAA
- the LOC136544820 gene encoding uncharacterized protein isoform X2 encodes MTTTPTSGTPPSSTSMRTPAGAGMPTTPAAAAAAATPTSSSRPNATMSLFGATRSSGMPTTPAAAPASSYRPNATMSLFGATRSSRSTAALGDQQESSLPINETNDSSDQTWTLYFTCEGLPGGQESSTIRITRADLTLSNLLAMKLQLGYRVRDYLYYKRRCGNAATLHEIEEEVNADAMIACNEEERQVRLLLSKEQKIDQNVNITPLKVLGRRPIREENIDEDEESIDAYKEWLHVMHKENRFMDLKDIDRDDTTKTYKEWLRVQGQLNDIMAYVDSNHHTDVVLSSEDSNPTPPVNRPSHARRFNPQGEGTNSKKRKPRGNLKGWTATNKRTREASQKLSIQFSRLGGPVGSNKRIFVDEITLFTRKRAPLIGVRTWRDIHVDVKIAIANDVLAKWDLEDNEANRIKIWTVANDRYKGWRSTFSATYKAYTTYEERMRHRPEELDIVEWHYLVSYFGTEEFQRISNKNSQNRHNRQIHHVTGSKGFSQLSYEKRDQLTGEEPNDMELFMMTHQQNGQWTSEESREVYDNATRKIMELESRPDANVVSDLEQNQIFQSTYKETRKIKSNKMHANGYLARYPTRKELLSEDYQRKLQQEEALIESFGRLQDRLEAQEVEREAERQEHRRQLEQMNKEREADREALRQAMLMLQAAQQQASVQKASTIVEPTENVAAAATIEGTQNVTTTMGEHMMHSQQVTQETSQPEQQPPSSAAEERLTRGRMTRSNLAANSGAVYTTAKQLKETAARKRSALSKKNTQEES; translated from the exons ATGACGACAACTCCAACGAGTGGAACACCTCCGTCCTCGACGTCGATGCGCACACCTGCAGGAGCGGGGATGCCAACAactccagcggcggcggcggcggcggcgacgccgaCAAGTTCATCCAGACCCAACGCCACCATGTCCCTTTTTGGGGCAACACGTTCGTCCGGGATGCCAACAACTCCGGCAGCGGCGCCGGCAAGTTCATACAGACCCAACGCCACCATGTCCCTTTTTGGGGCAACACGTTCATCCAGGTCGACAGCAGCACTTGGTGATCAACAAGAGAGCTCCCTGCCAATCAATGAGACCAATGATAG CTCGGATCAAACATGGACTCTCTATTTCACTTGCGAGGGATTGCCGGGGGGGCAAGAGTCTTCTACTATTAGAATCACTAGGGCTGATCTCACCCTGAGTAACTTGCTTGCAATGAAATTACAATTGGGGTATAGGGTAAGGGACTATTTGTACTACAAGAGGAGATGTGGTAATGCAGCAACATTACACGAAATCGAAGAAGAAGTCAATGCAGATGCTATGATAGCATGTAATGAGGAGGAAAGACAGGTCAGACTATTGCTGTCCAAGGAACAAAAAATAGACCAGAATGTGAacataacacccttgaaagtactTGGAAGGAGACCCATTAGGGAAGAGAatatagatgaagatgaggagtCAATTGATGCTTACAAGGAATGGTTGCACGTCATGCATAAGGAAAACCGATTCATGG ATTTGAAAGATATCGACAGGGATGACACCACCAAAACTTACAAAGAATGGTTAAGGGTGCAAGGACAACTGAATGATATTA TGGCATATGTGGACAGTAATCATCATACAGATGTAGTACTTTCAAGTGAAGATAGCAACCCCACACCGCCAGTAAATAGACCATCTCATGCTCGGCGTTTCAATCCACAGGGAGAGGGAACTA ACTCCAAAAAGAGGAAGCCAAGAGGTAACTTGAAAGGATGGACAGCAACAAACAAGAGAACTAGGGAGGCGTCTCAGAAGCTTAGCATCCAGTTCTCTAGGCTTGGAGGACCTGTAGGTTCAAACAAACGAATATTTGTTGATGAAATAACACTGTTCACGAGGAAAAGAGCACCTCTCATCGGAGTAAGAACATGGAGAGATATCCATGTGGATGTCAAAATTGCAATAGCAAACGATGTGCTG GCTAAGTGGGACCTTGAGGATAACGAGGCGAACAGAATCAAGATATGGACGGTGGCTAATGACCGTTACAAAGGATGGCGATCTACATTTAGTGCTACCTACAAGGCGTACACCACCTATGAAGAGAGAATGAGACATAGGCCAGAAGAATTAGACATTGTTGAGTGGCACTATCTGGTGTCGTATTTTGGCACCGAAGAATTCCAG AGGATTAGCAATAAGAATTCTCAGAATCGGCACAATCGACAGATACACCATGTTACAGGATCAAAGGGTTTTTCTCAATTGAGCTATGAGAAG AGGGACCAACTAACTGGTGAAGAGCCAAATGATATGGAGCTTTTTATGATGACCCACCAACAAAATGGACAATGGACAAGCGAGGAATCTAGGGAAGTCTAT GACAATGCAACCAGGAAGATTATGGAGCTGGAGTCAAGGCCTGACGCAAATGTCGTCTCAGACTTGGAGCAGAACCAGATTTTCCAATCAACCTACAAGGAAACGAGAAAAATCAAATCAAACAAGATGCATGCTAATGGTTACCTTGCAAGGTACCCAACTAGAAAGGAGCTACTATCGGAGGACTACCAGCGCAAACTGCAACAGGAGGAAGCCCTCATTGAATCGTTTGGACGGCTGCAAGATAGACTAGAAGCTCAAGAAGTTGAAAGGGAAGCCGAGAGGCAAGAACATAGGCGTCAGCTTGAACAGATGAACAAGGAAAGGGAGGCTGATAGAGAAGCACTTAGGCAAGCTATGTTAATGTTGCAAGCAGCCCAACAGCAAGCTTCAGTACAAAAG GCTAGCACAATTGTGGAGCCAACTGaaaatgttgctgctgctgcaacaaTTGAGGGGACACAAAATGTAACAACTACAATGGGAGAACACATGATGCATAGTCAGCAG GTTACCCAAGAAACCAGCCAGCCAGAACAACAACCCCCTTCTTCCGCAGCTGAAGAACGTCTCACTAGAGGGCGCATGACTAGAAGTAATTTGGCAGCGAATTCGGGTGCTGTTTATACTACAGCAAAGCAACTGAAGGAAACTGCGGCTAGGAAAAGATCTGCATTGTCCAAAAAGAATACACAG gaggaatcttga